A genomic segment from Chanos chanos chromosome 2, fChaCha1.1, whole genome shotgun sequence encodes:
- the LOC115829422 gene encoding synaptotagmin-4 has protein sequence MDPCGSATRQSSETGQPLWQAVLFLFCKGMIEGVLVLLFIGLLVQVLITKHLEVHLQILLAVGLAIFCFCLVLGCIICWRRQKFDPFRDKELGLSPSSVPVDHVTMALSPSPSIDTLSIKQQYEELEGDVLDYPSLNSSSTPSEDDLTALPLPPHPCPLSELNEPRRSCFPLRRLSSPALPSMSSKPVVHGRTSMPSIPKLGLVAKTRRALDRRRSVSGESSVSSERSRLTLHSSPSLQGAPSSPHYGSSSSSSSSSRRSSVSGKPASSLQFTLLFSPSAGRLTVTVLGVFRKTPRRGGVTVHVSLPPVCPALVQGRRRSLNPEQQTQSFSMQVGTVEQLRTCTLRLAVFGRDFSGLRETAVGDLELSCAEVDWEPDKNIAFDRELNPVQRKLKKSLSSQEALGGCGDVVPAPRALGQIFILLQYQTLAHRIKVMVRKAEGLAKLTRMPGAPDHSVVINLCHEGKMISTKETRGAAGSNAVWNTPFLFDLPRGDITQLPLVLEFIIMQGHLYTKSSTLGRVLIGHEGPETGQSHWREMCSRGQVEIARWHAVRGDTL, from the exons TTCATCTGCAGATACTGCTGGCTGTAGGACTTGCTATTTTCTGCTTCTGTCTTGTGCTGGGCTGCATTATATGCTGGAGACGTCAAAAGTTTGACCCTTTTCGAGACAAAGAACTCGGGCTGTCCCCTTCCTCTGTCCCCGTGGATCATGTGACCATGGCCCTgagcccctccccctccattGACACTCTGTCCATCAAACAACAGTATGAGGAGCTGGAAGGGGATGTGCTCGACTACCCGTCGCTCAACAGTAGCTCCACCCCCTCGGAGGACGACCTCACTGCCCTGCCCCTTCCACCCCACCCGTGTCCCCTGTCGGAGCTGAACGAGCCCCGTAGATCCTGCTTTCCCCTGCGAAGGCTCAGCTCCCCTGCCTTGCCCTCCATGTCCTCCAAGCCGGTGGTCCACGGCCGCACCTCCATGCCCTCCATCCCAAAACTGGGCCTGGTGGCGAAAACCCGGCGGGCTCTGGATCGGCGCCGCTCGGTCTCGGGTGAGTCCTCCGTCTCCTCTGAAAGGAGCAGGCTGACCCTGCATTCATCTCCCAGCCTGCAGGGGGCGCCCTCCTCGCCCCATTACGGatccagctccagctccagctccagctctaGACGTAGCTCTGTATCCGGCAAGCCGGCGTCTTCCCTTCAGTTCACCCTGCTCTTCTCTCCGTCCGCGGGCAGGTTGACCGTCACGGTTTTGGGCGTCTTTCGGAAAACCCCCAGGCGAGGCGGGGTTACGGTACACGTCAGCCTGCCCCCCGTCTGCCCCGCGTTAGTGCAGGGCCGTAGACGCAGCCTCAACCCAGAGCAGCAAACCCAGAGCTTCAGCATGCAGGTGGGCACCGTGGAGCAGCTCCGCACCTGCACGCTCAGACTGGCCGTGTTCGGCCGAGATTTCTCCGGCCTCAGGGAGACCGCCGTGGGAGATCTGGAACTGTCCTGTGCCGAGGTGGACTGGGAACCTGACAAGAACATCGCTTTCGACCGAGAGCTGAATCCGGTCCAGAGAAAGCTGAAAAAG AGCCTGAGTTCTCAGGAGGCCCTGGGGGGATGTGGAGATGTGGTCCCTGCCCCCCGGGCGCTGGGTCAGATCTTTATTCTACTGCAGTATCAAACACTCGCCCATCGCATAAAGGTGATGGTGCGTAAGGCGGAGGGCCTGGCCAAGCTGACGAGAATGCCCGGAGCCCCAG ATCACTCTGTAGTAATCAACCTGTGTCATGAGGGAAAAATGATCAGCACCAAAGAGACCCGGGGGGCAGCGGGATCCAACGCCGTGTGGAACACGCCCTTCCTGTTCGACCTGCCACGCGGGGACATCACCCAGCTACCGCTTGTGCTGGAGTTCATTATCATGCAG GGGCATCTGTACACTAAGAGCAGCACCCTGGGCCGCGTCCTGATTGGTCACGAGGGTCCAGAGACTGGCCAATCACACTGGAGGGAGATGTGCAGTCGAGGACAGGTGGAGATAGCACGCTGGCACGCTGTTCGAGGGGACACTCTGTAA